One Salmo trutta unplaced genomic scaffold, fSalTru1.1, whole genome shotgun sequence DNA window includes the following coding sequences:
- the LOC115186273 gene encoding gamma-glutamylaminecyclotransferase-like: MRGCRGPALLTSLLIYLPPVQMTYIFVYGTLKNGQPNYFRMLPDQGNGKAEFCGHARTVDGYPLVIAGNYNIPFLLNRPGEGHRVRGEVYKVDDAMLSFLDAFEGCPTMYQRTSVQIELEDWKVEGREKRSPGSIMEAFFYSTTSYQPAWLKHNFYESYDAYGDHGLVYIDRKDRPPLKDL, encoded by the exons ATGAGAGGCTGTCGGGGACCTGCTTTACTCACTTCTCTGTTG ATCTACCTCCCGCCGGTCCAGATGACTTATATCTTTGTCTATGGGACTCTGAAGAACGGTCAGCCCAACTACTTCAGGATGCTGCCGGACCAAGGGAACGGGAAAGCTGAGTTCTGTGGTCACGCCCGTACCGTAGATGGCTACCCGCTGGTGATCGCTGGGAATTACAACATCCCCTTCCTGCTGAACCGTCCCGGGGAGGGCCACAGGGTCCGGGGGGAGGTGTACAAGGTAGATGACGCCATGCTGAGCTTCCTGGATGCCTTCGAGGGCTGCCCAACCATGTACCAACGCACCTCCGTTCAGATAGAGTTGGAGGACTGgaaggtggaggggagagagaagaggagcccGGGCAGCATAATGGAGGCCTTCTTCTACAGCACCACCTCCTACCAACCTGCCTGGCTCAAACACAACTTCTATGAGAGCTACGACGCCTACGGAGACCATGGCTTGGTCTACATCGACAGGAAGGACAGACCTCCACTGAAGGATCTATAG